A DNA window from Sphaeramia orbicularis chromosome 22, fSphaOr1.1, whole genome shotgun sequence contains the following coding sequences:
- the ythdf2 gene encoding YTH domain-containing family protein 2: MSASSLLEQRPKGQANKVQNGAVTQKDTLNDDEFEPYLNTQARQSNAYTAMSDSYMPSYYSPSIGFSYSLNEAAWSTGGDPPMPYLASYGQLSNGEPHYLPDAMFGQPGPLGSNPFLGQHGFNFFPSGIDFSAWGNSSSQGQSGTPQSSGYSSSYAYAPSSLGGAMIDGQSPFAPANEPLNKAPGMNSLDQGMAGLKIGSAAPGGNGDMAPKVVGSGLPGGGPLGPVSSVGPPSMPPVSIAPAKPASWADIASKPAKPQPKLKTKGGMAGANLPPPPIKHNMDIGTWDNKGTMPKAATPQQVPPIPSNGQPPNQASPQPGATAAGNPQLPLSNGQLVPPVSQMGQHQLPPSGQPGMAQMPQPPLSQGPPPPSQQQQPSQPTRWIPPRNRANGFGDTSGSGTGQSPPTSSGVGVVPGVPSEPHPVLEKLRMVNNYNPKDFDWNPKQGRVFIIKSYSEDDIHRSIKYNIWCSTEHGNKRLDAAYRSLGGKGPLYLLFSVNGSGHFCGVAEMRSPVDYNTSAGVWSQDKWKGRFDVRWIFVKDVPNSQLRHIRLENNENKPVTNSRDTQEVPLDKARQVLKIIAGYKHTTSIFDDFSHYEKRQEEEECVKKVEVQGSEPYPSNPSNRSHYRLQERQGRVK, from the exons ATGTCAGCCAGCAGCCTTCTTGAACAG AGACCGAAAGGCCAAGCAAACAAAG TGCAAAACGGAGCTGTGACCCAAAAGGATACTTTGAATGACGATGAGTTTGAGCCTTACCTGAATACTCAGGCCAGACAG AGCAATGCCTATACGGCCATGTCGGACTCCTACATGCCCAGCTACTACAGCCCCTCCATAGGATTTTCCTACTCTCTAAATGAGGCAGCATGGTCCACAGGCGGGGATCCTCCTATGCCTTACCTGGCCTCCTATGGACAGCTGAGCAATGGGGAGCCCCACTACCTCCCGGACGCTATGTTTGGCCAGCCTGGCCCCCTGGGGAGCAACCCCTTCCTCGGCCAGCACGGCTTCAACTTCTTCCCTAGTGGCATCGACTTCTCAGCATGGGGCAATAGCAGCTCTCAGGGACAGTCGGGGACGCCGCAGAGCTCTGGCTACAGCAGCAGCTATGCTTACGCTCCCAGCTCACTTGGGGGTGCCATGATCGATGGACAGTCCCCGTTTGCGCCTGCAAATGAGCCCCTTAACAAAGCACCTGGTATGAACAGCCTTGACCAGGGCATGGCGGGCCTTAAGATTGGCAGTGCTGCTCCTGGTGGTAATGGGGACATGGCTCCCAAGGTTGTTGGTTCTGGTTTACCTGGAGGGGGTCCCCTCGGCCCTGTATCATCTGTAGGACCTCCCAGCATGCCTCCTGTCTCTATTGCTCCTGCCAAGCCCGCCTCCTGGGCAGACATTGCCAGCAAACCAGCCAAGCCTCAACCTAAGCTGAAAACCAAGGGAGGCATGGCCGGTGCCAATTTGCCGCCTCCGCCCATTAAACACAACATGGACATCGGCACTTGGGACAACAAGGGTACCATGCCCAAGGCTGCCACCCCTCAGCAGGTACCCCCTATTCCCAGTAACGGGCAGCCACCTAACCAGGCGTCCCCACAGCCTGGAGCTACTGCTGCAGGGAACCCCCAACTTCCCCTGAGCAATGGACAGCTGGTCCCTCCTGTTTCCCAGATGGGGCAGCATCAGCTTCCACCTAGCGGACAGCCAGGTATGGCTCAGATGCCCCAGCCCCCTCTCTCCCAGGGTCCCCCTCCCCCTAGCCAACAGCAGCAACCTTCTCAGCCGACTCGCTGGATCCCCCCACGGAACCGGGCCAATGGATTTGGGGACACCAGTGGGAGCGGGACAGGCCAGTCTCCTCCCACATCTTCCGGTGTGGGTGTGGTACCCGGGGTCCCCTCTGAACCTCACCCGGTCTTGGAGAAGTTGCGCATGGTCAACAATTATAACCCCAAGGACTTTGACTGGAACCCCAAACAGGGCAGGGTGTTTATCATCAAAAGCTACTCAGAGGATGACATCCACCGCTCCATCAAGTATAACATCTGGTGCAGCACGGAGCACGGCAACAAGAGGCTGGACGCTGCGTACCGTTCACTGGGCGGAAAGGGGCCACTTTATCTTCTTTTCAGTGTCAACGGGAGTGGTCACTTTTGTGGCGTAGCTGAGATGCGGTCGCCCGTGGACTACAACACGTCTGCTGGCGTGTGGTCGCAGGACAAGTGGAAGGGTCGTTTTGACGTCCGCTGGATCTTTGTTAAGGACGTTCCCAACAGTCAGCTGAGGCACATTCGACTGGAGAACAACGAAAACAAGCCAGTGACCAACTCTCGGGACACACAAGAGGTGCCACTGGACAAGGCCAGGCAGGTGCTAAAGATCATCGCTGGATATAAACACACTACTTCCATCTTTGATGACTTTTCTCACTACGAGAAgcgtcaggaggaggaggagtgtgtGAAAAAG GTGGAGGTCCAGGGCAGTGAGCCATATCCCAGCAACCCAAGCAACAGGAGTCATTACAGGCTTCAG